One Streptomyces sp. NBC_00554 DNA segment encodes these proteins:
- a CDS encoding putative baseplate assembly protein, giving the protein MTSDELTPDCGCGCAGTCAGGHDERVAPAAPHNPPGRTALDYRVGEYGSFLSALHDRLASPAYPALGRLTVRTPDDPALGLLDATAVLGDLLTFHSERIADEAYLRTANEHRSLVLLGRLVGHRPRPGVAANTHLAYTLDRDPRAETLPVVIPRGARSNSVPASADEESQTFETSRDLTARWDWNELRLRRRRPSLITPQDLTRRSELFVEGTANSLQTGDQLLFVFGEQAGGERLLLPVSRVRIDRDDEITAIGLPRSAPPTLKELLDEVRRWTTEPPAPGVPGDEPPTPEVPNPRPVSRLIDDFDDQVLTPLRDGLDGVKSPEQLMSALTEPLARLAEAQVLATPYEDVADWFAQLEAMLAELAERAGELAPSQPEDQQENPSASQSQQGTATVTPLPRPDEAALAALTALLPALSGKAPASGTGTFAATPGADTARLLKTLDPALGALYPAWRQAAAPTAPNLLRELLALRAKATPFGATAPLKPVQDDRGRVIRTTDWPLTGAVLTSMRVVFDPAGKVPTAAEFQYIEGGSSDQRARTLPVTQPESFPLGPGQVELSTRNSQDRELNWLSRRPTDSQEPGVTARLHSGLPERTLFVSRPDAEGVVNVGIYNGAAREIPLSPNVPVRFTHGEYEVTLRYTVGTTAPTVEVVIATRPAPADRHVVQLDTVYDGITVGSWVAIERPAKGDDDAHPGDKKFKLVTTKVTAVRTAAYTNYGITGRGTELVLADPWLDDKDVLLSHIRDTTVHAAGEPLRTADEPLAEDVSGNELELAELYDGLRPGRTLIVSGLRGDIPGTVGVEATEVVVIAAAEPSLDPQLPGDHVHTKLTLTADLAHRYRRETVKILGNVVEATHGEGRDEPIGSGDADRTNQTFTLWQSPLTWMASDTPLGATPVLEVRVDGLLWHAVDSLAGRGPRDRVYITGTTGDGRTTVTFGDGMHGARLSSGHENVRARYRFGTGKAANVAAQRVTQALTRPLGVTAVTNPRPATGGADADGPALTRRTVPLSVAALDRLVSVPDYEDFARSRAGIGRAAARELFDGQRRVLHVTVAGTDDVPIAEDADVLRALRGSLTEYGDPRLPVRVDVRELVLLLIAAKVKLAADHTWEVVEPRLRGALLRRLGYEGRELGHPARLSEVLATAHSVPGVDYMDVDVFTGISASAVAGATAQELTRLLGTPGEPRSSVPAREATYDEKIHTVRKKDGETLSAICARHGVPLAELLRLNPDITDTRRLAKGRSVFVFRGIRPAQLALLTPKAADTLILTEVK; this is encoded by the coding sequence ATGACGAGCGACGAGCTCACCCCGGACTGCGGTTGCGGCTGTGCCGGGACCTGCGCGGGCGGTCACGACGAGCGGGTGGCGCCCGCCGCGCCGCACAACCCGCCGGGCCGCACCGCCCTCGACTACCGCGTCGGCGAGTACGGCTCCTTCCTGTCCGCCCTGCACGACCGACTGGCGTCCCCCGCCTACCCGGCGCTCGGCAGGCTGACCGTCCGCACCCCGGACGACCCGGCGCTCGGCCTCCTCGACGCGACCGCCGTCCTCGGTGACCTGCTGACGTTCCACTCCGAGCGGATCGCCGACGAGGCCTATCTGCGCACCGCGAACGAGCATCGCTCGCTGGTGCTGCTCGGCCGCCTGGTCGGTCACCGGCCGCGTCCCGGTGTCGCCGCGAACACCCATCTCGCGTACACCCTCGACCGCGATCCACGGGCCGAGACCCTGCCCGTCGTCATCCCCCGTGGGGCGCGCAGCAACAGCGTCCCGGCGTCGGCCGACGAGGAGTCGCAGACGTTCGAGACCAGCCGGGACCTCACGGCCCGCTGGGACTGGAACGAACTCCGACTGCGCCGCAGGCGCCCCTCCCTGATCACCCCTCAGGACCTCACGCGCCGCTCGGAACTCTTCGTCGAGGGCACCGCGAACTCCCTGCAGACGGGAGACCAGCTGCTCTTCGTCTTCGGTGAACAGGCGGGCGGGGAAAGGCTGTTGCTTCCCGTCTCTCGCGTACGCATCGACCGCGACGACGAGATCACGGCGATCGGCCTGCCCCGGTCGGCCCCGCCGACCCTCAAGGAACTGCTCGACGAGGTGCGCCGCTGGACCACCGAGCCACCGGCTCCGGGTGTGCCGGGCGACGAGCCGCCCACGCCGGAGGTACCCAACCCCCGGCCGGTGAGCCGCCTGATCGACGACTTCGACGACCAGGTGCTGACTCCGCTGCGGGACGGCCTGGACGGCGTGAAGTCGCCGGAGCAACTGATGTCCGCTCTCACCGAGCCCCTCGCACGTCTCGCCGAGGCGCAGGTCCTGGCGACACCGTACGAGGACGTGGCCGACTGGTTCGCCCAGTTGGAGGCGATGCTGGCCGAACTCGCGGAACGAGCCGGGGAGCTGGCCCCGTCCCAACCGGAAGACCAGCAGGAGAACCCATCGGCTAGCCAATCGCAGCAGGGCACCGCCACCGTCACCCCGCTCCCCCGCCCGGACGAAGCCGCGCTGGCGGCCCTCACCGCCCTCCTCCCCGCGCTGAGCGGCAAGGCTCCCGCCTCGGGCACAGGCACCTTCGCCGCCACTCCGGGCGCGGACACGGCACGCCTGCTCAAGACCCTCGATCCGGCACTCGGGGCCCTCTACCCGGCGTGGCGGCAGGCGGCGGCGCCCACCGCGCCGAACCTCCTGCGCGAGCTGCTCGCCCTTCGCGCGAAGGCGACCCCCTTCGGCGCGACGGCCCCCTTGAAACCGGTCCAGGACGACCGCGGCCGGGTGATCCGCACCACCGACTGGCCGCTGACGGGCGCTGTCCTGACCAGCATGCGTGTGGTGTTCGACCCCGCGGGCAAGGTGCCGACGGCGGCCGAGTTCCAGTACATCGAGGGCGGCAGCTCCGATCAGCGGGCGAGGACGCTCCCGGTCACGCAGCCGGAGAGTTTCCCCCTGGGCCCCGGCCAGGTCGAGCTGTCCACCCGCAACAGCCAGGACCGCGAGCTGAACTGGCTGAGCCGCCGCCCCACCGACTCCCAGGAGCCGGGCGTCACGGCCCGCCTCCACTCGGGCCTGCCCGAGCGCACGCTCTTCGTGTCGCGCCCGGACGCGGAAGGGGTCGTCAACGTCGGCATATACAACGGCGCGGCCAGGGAGATCCCGCTCAGTCCCAACGTTCCGGTGCGATTCACGCACGGCGAGTACGAGGTGACGCTTCGCTACACGGTCGGCACCACCGCCCCCACCGTGGAAGTCGTCATCGCCACGAGGCCGGCCCCCGCCGACCGCCATGTGGTGCAGCTGGACACCGTGTACGACGGCATCACCGTCGGCAGCTGGGTCGCGATCGAGCGGCCCGCCAAGGGCGACGACGACGCACACCCCGGCGACAAGAAGTTCAAGCTCGTCACCACGAAGGTCACGGCCGTGCGCACAGCCGCGTACACCAACTACGGCATCACCGGCCGCGGCACCGAACTCGTCCTTGCCGACCCGTGGTTGGACGACAAGGACGTACTGCTCTCGCACATTCGCGACACCACCGTGCACGCGGCGGGTGAGCCGCTGCGCACGGCGGACGAGCCGCTCGCCGAGGACGTGTCCGGCAACGAACTCGAACTCGCCGAGCTGTACGACGGGTTGCGGCCCGGCCGCACCCTGATCGTCAGCGGCCTGCGCGGCGACATCCCCGGCACCGTCGGCGTCGAGGCCACCGAGGTCGTGGTGATCGCGGCAGCCGAACCCTCGCTCGACCCTCAGCTCCCGGGCGACCACGTCCACACGAAGCTGACGCTGACCGCCGATCTCGCACACCGCTACCGGCGCGAGACGGTGAAGATCCTCGGCAACGTGGTGGAGGCGACGCACGGCGAGGGCCGGGACGAGCCGATCGGCAGCGGCGACGCCGACCGCACGAACCAGACGTTCACCCTGTGGCAGTCGCCGCTCACCTGGATGGCGTCGGACACTCCGCTGGGCGCCACGCCCGTCCTGGAGGTCCGGGTCGACGGGCTGCTCTGGCACGCGGTCGACAGCCTCGCAGGGCGCGGGCCGCGCGACCGGGTCTACATCACGGGCACCACCGGCGACGGCCGTACGACGGTGACGTTCGGCGACGGTATGCACGGCGCGCGCCTGTCCAGCGGCCACGAGAACGTACGCGCCCGCTACCGCTTCGGCACCGGCAAGGCGGCGAACGTGGCCGCGCAACGCGTCACCCAGGCGCTGACCCGGCCGCTCGGCGTCACCGCGGTGACCAATCCGCGCCCGGCGACGGGCGGCGCCGACGCGGACGGTCCCGCCTTGACGCGGCGCACGGTCCCCCTCTCCGTCGCGGCCCTGGACCGCCTGGTGTCCGTGCCCGACTACGAGGACTTCGCGCGCTCCCGCGCCGGGATCGGCCGGGCCGCGGCGCGCGAACTCTTCGACGGGCAGCGGCGCGTGCTGCACGTGACGGTCGCGGGCACGGACGATGTTCCGATCGCCGAAGACGCCGACGTACTGCGCGCCCTGCGTGGCTCGCTCACCGAGTACGGCGATCCCCGACTGCCCGTCCGGGTGGACGTGCGCGAGCTCGTGCTGCTGCTGATAGCCGCGAAGGTGAAGCTCGCGGCCGATCACACCTGGGAGGTCGTCGAACCCCGCCTTCGAGGGGCCCTGTTGCGCCGACTCGGCTACGAGGGGCGGGAGTTGGGACACCCGGCACGCCTCTCGGAGGTCCTGGCGACGGCGCATTCGGTGCCGGGCGTCGACTACATGGACGTCGATGTCTTCACCGGGATCTCCGCGTCCGCCGTCGCGGGCGCCACCGCACAGGAGTTGACGCGGCTGCTCGGCACACCCGGCGAGCCGAGGTCCTCGGTGCCGGCGCGCGAGGCGACGTACGACGAGAAGATCCACACCGTGCGCAAGAAGGACGGCGAGACCCTGTCGGCGATCTGTGCCCGGCACGGCGTTCCGCTCGCCGAACTCCTGCGCCTCAACCCCGACATCACCGATACCCGGCGCCTCGCCAAGGGCCGCTCGGTGTTCGTCTTCCGCGGCATCCGCCCGGCACAGCTCGCGCTGCTGACGCCGAAGGCCGCGGACACCCTGATTCTGACGGAGGTCAAGTGA
- a CDS encoding putative baseplate assembly protein translates to MTGPLSARRTKVRAAQLNGVDAVEVNDEGLLLTVTFLGKAPHGLGAQNVRIDGGRRITGIEAVDVSVEREEDPELDDRLYVTLDKAGDTSRYRISLVETDPYGRPGTEPFRGFDQRYHSATFAFRPDCPTPFDCADGVVEEPVFPLTPVVDYTARDYDTIRKLLLDRLALTTPDWIERNPADLGMTLVELLAYTGDQISYQQDAIATEAYLDTARRRVSVRRHVRLIDYAMHDGCTARAYVTVETAGEHTLPAGTFRFASVDIRAVDPHDRPAPGTVVDDRDLADLAERGGVEVFEPVAAGDPLELRAAHNSIRLWTWGGDVCSLPKGATAVTLRDEWRDAETCEGRQLGLRAGDLLVLEEVKGPRTGTPGDADPSHRQAVRLTSVTPGIDRIEDQPVLEVTWAAEDALRFPLCLATRGGRDCAPVEDVSVARGNVVLVDHGRTVHWCGSTLPETVTVPPAPAVVVPCDPPAFGCWNPDEGNATAKLINSLTDKAECGEALTADDVRELFDVVGEDATVRAGLGLELAGQRRERVVPGTAYAQAAALRTLLAQSVYPGIAPRFRPLLGRSPVVQAVPFPDPGAVSSGQAERIGAIPSRVKQRLVELWRSARDRDGLGDEEIAELTLIYGLKVLERFELRLHPVRALRELLYRSDQLLDSKLRRIEVLTARARAGTVLDGHIAWEVAHSWGPAYAEGIHPEEPVLRGSASAGLAQDARRALPAVRLHEGELRWSPRRELLESGPRDRHFVGELEDDGRLALRFGDGRHGAKPIPSARLELHYRLGGGLAGNVGAEAINHLVLCRDDDGGDVQVAGVPVAGVRNPLPAVGGTEPEPIDQVRQLAPLDLRRTRLRAVTADDYAALASALPGVQRAAAELRWTGSVQEAHIAIDAHGTGAPAPALLDAVAQSLEAYRRIGHDVVVKPARQAPLDIALTVCAQPGHQQGQILAELYRVLGRGRLAGGRLGFFHPDALTFGEPVRLSRLVAVAAAVQGVESVQVTRLRRLFEEDRGEREDGVLRLGPLEIAICDNDPDRPENGRLAISLGGAR, encoded by the coding sequence GTGACCGGTCCCCTGTCCGCCCGACGGACCAAGGTAAGAGCGGCGCAGCTCAACGGAGTTGACGCCGTGGAGGTGAACGACGAGGGGCTCCTGCTCACCGTCACCTTCCTCGGCAAGGCCCCGCACGGCCTCGGCGCGCAGAACGTACGGATCGACGGCGGCCGCCGGATCACGGGCATCGAGGCCGTCGACGTGAGCGTGGAGCGCGAGGAGGACCCCGAGCTCGACGACCGGCTGTACGTCACCCTCGACAAGGCCGGCGACACCTCCCGCTACCGGATCTCGCTCGTCGAGACCGACCCGTACGGGCGGCCCGGCACAGAGCCCTTCCGCGGCTTCGACCAGCGCTACCACAGCGCAACGTTCGCCTTCCGGCCCGACTGTCCCACGCCCTTCGACTGCGCGGACGGGGTGGTCGAGGAACCCGTCTTCCCGCTGACGCCGGTCGTCGACTACACGGCCCGCGACTACGACACCATCCGCAAGCTCCTCCTGGACCGGCTGGCCCTCACCACGCCCGACTGGATCGAGCGCAACCCGGCCGACCTGGGCATGACGCTCGTCGAGCTGCTCGCCTACACCGGCGACCAGATCAGCTACCAGCAGGACGCGATCGCCACGGAGGCGTACCTCGACACCGCGCGCCGCCGGGTCTCCGTACGCCGTCATGTCCGGCTCATCGACTATGCGATGCACGACGGCTGCACCGCGCGGGCGTACGTGACGGTGGAGACGGCCGGTGAACACACGCTGCCCGCGGGCACGTTCCGCTTCGCCTCCGTCGACATACGCGCCGTCGATCCGCACGACCGCCCGGCGCCCGGGACTGTGGTCGACGACCGGGACCTCGCCGACCTGGCCGAGCGCGGCGGCGTCGAGGTCTTCGAGCCGGTCGCGGCCGGAGATCCCCTCGAACTGCGCGCCGCGCACAACTCCATACGGCTGTGGACCTGGGGCGGCGACGTGTGCTCGCTGCCGAAGGGGGCGACAGCGGTCACCCTGCGCGACGAGTGGCGGGACGCGGAGACCTGCGAGGGTCGCCAACTCGGCCTGCGCGCCGGTGACTTGCTCGTCCTGGAGGAGGTGAAGGGACCTCGTACCGGAACTCCGGGTGACGCCGACCCCTCCCACCGGCAGGCGGTGCGCCTCACGTCCGTCACGCCGGGCATCGACCGCATCGAGGACCAGCCGGTCCTGGAGGTCACCTGGGCCGCCGAGGACGCGCTGCGTTTCCCGCTCTGCCTGGCCACGCGCGGCGGACGCGACTGCGCGCCGGTCGAGGACGTCAGTGTGGCGCGCGGCAACGTGGTCCTCGTCGACCACGGCCGTACCGTCCACTGGTGCGGCAGCACCCTGCCGGAGACCGTGACCGTGCCGCCGGCGCCCGCCGTCGTGGTCCCCTGCGACCCTCCCGCCTTCGGCTGCTGGAATCCCGACGAGGGCAACGCGACCGCGAAGCTCATCAACTCCCTGACGGACAAGGCGGAGTGCGGCGAGGCGCTCACCGCCGACGACGTCCGCGAGCTGTTCGACGTGGTGGGCGAGGACGCGACCGTACGTGCCGGGCTCGGCCTCGAACTGGCGGGCCAGCGGCGGGAACGCGTCGTGCCGGGCACCGCGTACGCACAGGCGGCGGCCCTGCGCACGCTGCTCGCGCAGTCCGTCTACCCGGGCATCGCGCCCCGCTTCCGGCCGCTGCTCGGCCGCTCGCCCGTGGTGCAGGCCGTGCCGTTCCCCGACCCGGGGGCCGTTTCGTCAGGGCAGGCCGAGCGGATCGGCGCCATCCCCAGCCGGGTGAAGCAGCGTCTGGTGGAGCTGTGGCGCAGCGCCCGCGACCGCGACGGGCTCGGTGACGAGGAGATCGCCGAACTGACCCTGATCTACGGCCTGAAGGTCCTGGAGCGGTTCGAACTGCGACTGCACCCGGTCCGCGCCTTGCGCGAACTCCTCTACCGCAGCGACCAGTTGCTCGACTCCAAGCTGCGCCGCATCGAGGTGCTGACCGCGCGCGCCCGCGCCGGAACAGTTCTCGACGGCCACATCGCCTGGGAGGTCGCCCACAGTTGGGGCCCGGCGTACGCGGAGGGCATCCACCCCGAGGAGCCGGTCCTGCGGGGTTCCGCCTCGGCCGGGCTCGCGCAGGACGCACGCCGCGCCCTTCCCGCCGTACGCCTCCACGAGGGCGAGCTGCGCTGGAGTCCGCGCCGCGAACTGCTCGAAAGCGGGCCCCGCGACCGGCACTTCGTGGGTGAGCTGGAGGACGACGGGCGGCTCGCGCTGCGGTTCGGCGACGGACGGCACGGCGCGAAGCCCATCCCCAGTGCACGCCTGGAACTCCACTACAGGCTGGGCGGCGGCCTCGCGGGCAACGTGGGCGCCGAGGCCATCAACCACCTGGTGCTGTGCCGCGACGACGATGGCGGCGACGTGCAGGTGGCCGGGGTACCGGTGGCCGGGGTGCGCAATCCCCTCCCCGCAGTCGGCGGCACCGAGCCCGAACCCATCGACCAGGTACGCCAGTTGGCGCCGCTGGACCTGCGCCGCACCCGGCTGCGTGCCGTGACCGCCGACGACTACGCCGCTCTCGCCTCGGCCCTGCCCGGGGTGCAGCGGGCGGCGGCGGAGCTGCGCTGGACGGGCAGCGTCCAGGAGGCGCACATCGCGATCGACGCGCACGGCACCGGCGCCCCGGCGCCCGCGCTGCTCGACGCGGTGGCCCAGTCCCTGGAGGCCTATCGGCGCATCGGCCACGACGTGGTGGTGAAGCCCGCGCGGCAGGCGCCGCTCGACATCGCGCTGACGGTGTGCGCGCAGCCCGGACACCAGCAGGGGCAGATCCTGGCCGAGCTGTACCGCGTACTCGGCCGCGGCCGGCTCGCGGGAGGGCGGCTCGGCTTCTTCCACCCCGACGCGCTGACATTCGGCGAGCCGGTCAGGCTCAGCCGCCTGGTCGCTGTCGCGGCGGCCGTCCAGGGCGTGGAGAGCGTTCAAGTCACCCGTCTGCGGCGGCTATTCGAAGAGGACCGAGGAGAGAGGGAGGACGGCGTGCTGCGGCTCGGCCCGCTGGAGATCGCCATCTGCGACAACGACCCCGACCGGCCGGAGAACGGCCGACTGGCGATATCCCTTGGGGGTGCCCGATGA
- a CDS encoding GPW/gp25 family protein — translation MSPRTRIRSDLAFPFRVDRRGRSAHADRDEHVRDLIEQLLFTSPGERVMRPDFGCGLLDLVFTPNSPELASALELSVQAALQRWLGDLIEVAALDVVSEENVVRVYLSYAVRATGSRRDDVFEGRAEA, via the coding sequence ATGAGCCCACGCACCCGCATCCGCAGTGATCTCGCCTTTCCGTTCCGGGTCGACCGGCGGGGGCGCAGTGCGCACGCCGACCGCGACGAGCATGTCCGCGACCTGATCGAGCAGTTGCTGTTCACCAGCCCCGGCGAGCGCGTGATGCGCCCCGACTTCGGCTGCGGCCTCCTCGATCTGGTCTTCACACCCAACAGCCCCGAGCTGGCGAGCGCGTTGGAGCTCTCGGTGCAGGCGGCTCTGCAGCGCTGGCTCGGTGATCTCATCGAGGTGGCGGCCCTGGACGTGGTGAGCGAGGAGAACGTCGTCCGCGTGTATCTGTCGTACGCCGTCCGCGCCACCGGGAGCCGTCGTGACGACGTCTTCGAAGGGAGGGCCGAGGCGTGA
- a CDS encoding phage baseplate assembly protein V: protein MAAPSNRYLGKFRGRVIDNNDPLHIGRVTVECPDVLGDEPSTWALPCLPFTGPQAGQFVVPPPGAGVWVEFEQGDPSFPVWTGCWYGTEAELPPDARAAVQQNSPNKPVVVQTPGDHKIVMNDAPEQGILLQAQGGAYIRITKEAVVIATGEGAEVILRGKEVTINKGQLTMAAKR, encoded by the coding sequence ATGGCGGCACCCAGTAATCGCTACCTCGGCAAGTTCCGCGGCCGGGTCATCGACAACAACGACCCGCTGCACATCGGCCGGGTCACCGTCGAGTGCCCTGACGTCCTGGGTGATGAACCGTCGACGTGGGCGCTGCCCTGCCTGCCCTTCACCGGACCGCAGGCGGGCCAGTTCGTGGTGCCGCCGCCCGGCGCGGGTGTGTGGGTCGAGTTCGAGCAGGGCGATCCGAGTTTCCCGGTGTGGACGGGGTGCTGGTACGGGACGGAGGCCGAGCTGCCGCCGGACGCGCGAGCCGCGGTGCAGCAGAACTCGCCGAACAAACCGGTCGTCGTCCAGACGCCGGGGGACCACAAGATCGTGATGAACGACGCGCCCGAGCAGGGGATTCTCCTCCAGGCGCAGGGCGGCGCGTACATCCGCATCACCAAGGAAGCCGTGGTCATCGCGACCGGCGAAGGCGCCGAGGTCATCCTGCGCGGCAAGGAAGTGACCATCAACAAGGGCCAGTTGACGATGGCCGCGAAGCGATAG